The following proteins are encoded in a genomic region of Gouania willdenowi chromosome 6, fGouWil2.1, whole genome shotgun sequence:
- the caprin2 gene encoding caprin-2 isoform X3, which translates to MYPFSSVLSVEVNMVQLPPSLTLDIPPSTGPSMEEEKDPKAGGSPKRGGGGGADTLQLSVEFSTAYYDYETYIEDGLICLKHKVRNLEKKKLKLEEYEKKLKRGEELNKDQMAAVEKHEELLHNLTFARELHKTLEGLTQSLLNAQKKALKKEQVAKVETDRKRLTKILQLQHVLSSLQLEHIRRDLLAGHNQAPYVSSQKLQNLTQLASLLEVKKDNRLSLEEQMEQVAHIYLDLLEGQEKPVAGSSYKMLKADLLRLLDCRYFSFPQSPPKVSLEVLQTIPNPSAIQKSKPKEVPKEFFNRRSFSDTGTPHMRTPNNLNWHEDKEREPPDCWEMELPDGASPQASVRKPWKGGATYIPKMVKKQPANSKLRKEKKAKDEQTAKLAVQMELPMEVVCTLSALPKDPTLRKQQIEELITNIHSSFSFMQESLLDGERSHMISQLQLKRQSVESSPIVGQPELRSPVLPKPMHSTPRPVRLLECKERLTNGVHDQVMCDLDFSKDLLVPEKKQFCSPPLYHRESPISRSLEEKCHPRTPNADSKKHSPCNRLVSSISTPPQGQTFPTPPARTTLTPVQFQRIQSVFKVNNPLPQKLNDPTVFPELRRNSASTQTPAEFAPSADEMQSVYQLEYTESNGGQLLLSPGQSSGSWSRSGQLNDSRGSMRGGSYTSQMVRDLGPVLYNSRDPGFQHGYRQDRGRSNSNTAWNDSSQVSSPDRGGSFTIMDSGLGDSMSVSTGEVPLTPHSQHQSSLVPMQLYPISQPLRVAFTASRTANFAPGNLDQPVVFDQLQSNLGGMYDPHIGRFTCPVNGTYFFIFHILKLAINIPLYVNLMCNEEVMVSAYANDGAPDHETASNHAILPLFQGDQLWLRLHRGAIYGSTWKYSTFSGFLLYQD; encoded by the exons ATGTACCCCTTTTCTTCTGTCTTAAG CGTGGAGGTCAACATGGTGCAGTTGCCTCCTTCCCTTACCTTGGACATTCCCCCTTCAACTGGGCCCTCAATGGAAGAGGAGAAGGACCCAAAGGCTGGCGGGAGCCCAAAgagaggtggtggtggtggggcaGACACCCTTCAGCTCAGTGTGGAATTCTCCACTGCCTACTACGATTATGAAACCTACATCGAAGACGGCCTCATTTGCCTGAAACACAAAGTGCgcaacttggaaaaaaaaaag CTTAAACTGGAGGAATATGAAAAGAAACTGAAGCGAGGCGAGGAGCTGAACAAAGATCAAATG GCAGCTGTGGAGAAGCATGAAGAGTTGCTACATAACCTGACATTTGCCCGGGAGCTGCACAAAACCCTTGAAGGCTTGACTCAGAGT CTCCTGAACGCTCAGAAGAAGGCTCTGAAGAAGGAACAAGTGGCTAAAGTGGAGACAGATCGAAAGCGGCTGACTAAGATCCTCCAGCTACAGCATGTCCTGTCCAGCCTACAGCTGGAGCACATCCGTAGGGACCTGTTGGCTGGACACAACCAGGCACCCTACGTCTCCTCTCAAAAGCTGCAAAACTTAACACAGCTGGCTTCACTGCTGGAAGTTAAGAAGGACAATAGATTGAG TTTAGAGGAGCAGATGGAGCAAGTGGCCCATATCTACTTGGACCTTCTTGAAGGACAGGAAAAGCCAGTTGCAGGATCGTCAT ACAAGATGTTAAAAGCAGATCTTTTAAGGCTGTTGGACTGCAGATACTTCAGCTTTCCTCAATCTCCACCCAAAGTGTCTCTTGAGGTGCTCCAGACCATACCCAACCCCAGTG ccATCCAAAAGTCAAAACCTAAAGAAGTTCCCAAGGAG TTTTTCAACAGACGGTCCTTCAGTGACACTGGGACTCCTCACATGAGGACTCCTAACAATCTAAACTGGCATGAGGACAAGGAGCGGGAGCCACCTGACTGCTGGGAGATGGAGCTACCAGATGGAGCCTCACCTCAGGCTTCAGTCCGCAAACCATGGAAAGGAGGTGCCACCTACATCcctaaaatggtcaaaaagCAGCCTGCCAACAGCAAACTT agaaaagagaagaaagcTAAAGATGAGCAGACTGCTAAGCTG GCTGTTCAGATGGAGTTACCCATGGAGGTTGTCTGCACACTGTCGGCTTTACCCAAAGACCCCACACTGAGGAAGCAGCAGATTGAAGAGCTTATTACTAACATTCACAGCTCCTTCAGTTTCATGCAG GAGTCTCTCTTGGATGGTGAGCGTTCCCACATGATTAGTCAACTGCAACTAAAAAGACAATCAGTGGAGTCTTCTCCTATtg TAGGTCAACCTGAATTGAGAAGTCCAGTCTTGCCTAAACCAATGCAT TCCACCCCACGTCCTGTCAGGCTTTTGGAGTGCAAAGAAAGACTTACCAATGGGGTTCATGACCAGGTGATGTGTGACCTGGATTTCTCAAAAGACCTATTG GTGCCTGAAAAGAAGCAGTTTTGCTCTCCACCACTGTACCACAGAGAATCTCCCATTTCCAGAAGTCTGGAGGAAAAGTGCCACCCTCGT ACTCCAAATGCTGATTCAAAAAAGCATTCTCCATGCAATCGTTTAGTATCCTCCATTTCCACACCACCTCAGGGACAGACGTTCCCTACTCCACCTGCAAGGACAACTTTAACCCCTGTTCAGTTTCAACGCATCCAGTCG GTCTTCAAGGTGAACAACCCTCTTCCCCAAAAACTAAACGACCCTACAGTTTTTCCTGAGCTTAGACGCAACTCAGCTAGTACTCAAACACCAGCTGAATTTGCTCCCTCTGCAGATGAGATGCAATCAG TTTACCAGTTAGAATACACAGAGAGTAATGGTGGACAGCTCTTACTTTCCCCTGGTCAATCAAGTGGCAGCTGGAGTCGATCAGGCCAGCTAAACGACTCTAGAGGTTCCATGAGAG GTGGATCCTACACATCACAGATGGTTAGAGACTTAGGACCTGTCCTTTATAATTCAAGG GACCCAGGATTCCAACATGGCTACAGACAAGATAGAGGGAGGAGCAACTCAAATA CTGCATGGAATGACTCTTCACAAGTGAGCAGCCCAGACAGGGGAGGATCCTTTACCATTATGGACTCAGGTCTTGGAGATTCCATGTCCGTCTCAACTGGGGAAGTTCCCCTTACCCCCCACAGCCAACACCAGTCCAGCCTGGTTCCCATGCAGCTCTACCCAATTTCACAGCCTCTGCGGGTGGCTTTTACTGCCTCTCGCACTGCCAACTTTGCCCCAGGAAACCTGGATCAGCCTGTTGTCTTTGATCAACTGCAAAGCAACCTGGGGGGCATGTACGACCCCCACATCGGCCGCTTTACCTGCCCTGTGAATGGAACTTACTTCTTTATCTTCCATATTCTGAAGCTTGCCATTAATATTCCGCTCTATGTCAACCTTATGTGTAACGAAGAGGTAATGGTGTCTGCTTATGCAAACGATGGTGCCCCTGATCACGAGACGGCCAGCAACCATGCCATCCTGCCTCTCTTCCAAGGAGACCAGCTGTGGCTCAGGTTGCATCGTGGTGCAATCTATGGCAGCACTTGGAAATACAGCACTTTCTCTGGCTTCTTGCTGTACCAGGATTGA